From Xylocopilactobacillus apis, a single genomic window includes:
- a CDS encoding glycerophosphodiester phosphodiesterase translates to MKSWKFVKNATHFFFQKGKTFLILFLTLHILINFFIIPALALTAQGILWINKIPYLGYDNFTSIVTKNPLAVLELIALLIIILMLVYLQFAFVFIGIDQLRQDYDQTIWEILKKSWSKIHNLKFSSFPFFICYLIIVVPLSNILLGSPLLDKVKIPTFIEDFFLSNGWMTFIYLAFILIITFLAIRLIQVLPLIFIKNNQITEAIKNSWHNTGPRFWKIIVRFILVILIASLVKFAVIGFIVSFQRLLDLMLEKNIAFYFAIGNLSLIKIIQLLLGIWASALSALIVVVDFYQDEKITNSSLYKNTEIHFKKKLGKGSYTISALIILIISIVNFRNYALFINNHDNTKILEISHRGVDGNNGVQNTIPVLKKTAKLKPDYVEMDIHETKDHQFIVMHDANLKQLTGLNKEPYQLTLKQLTKLKVRENGQSAPMASFDDYYQTARKIHQHLLIEIKTTPHDSKNMLDIFLKKYGRIIVNNHDRVHSLDYRIVDGIKQKAPKIFVSYIMPYNLIFPNTKANAYTMEEATLDESFIFGAKNENKQVYAWTVDDPDDMDRMQFIGVNGIITNELSKLKKSIKTNNKRTTYAHRIWLYAKENSIFDFSTIEN, encoded by the coding sequence ATGAAAAGCTGGAAATTTGTTAAAAATGCTACCCATTTCTTTTTCCAAAAAGGAAAAACATTTTTAATTTTATTTTTAACTCTCCATATTTTGATTAACTTTTTTATAATTCCTGCTCTCGCTTTAACTGCGCAAGGAATACTTTGGATCAATAAAATTCCTTATCTAGGTTACGACAATTTCACTTCAATAGTCACCAAAAATCCGCTGGCTGTTTTGGAACTAATTGCTCTGCTAATCATCATTTTGATGTTAGTTTATTTACAATTTGCTTTTGTTTTTATTGGAATTGATCAATTGCGACAAGATTATGATCAAACCATTTGGGAAATACTTAAGAAAAGCTGGAGCAAAATTCATAATCTTAAATTTTCAAGTTTCCCTTTTTTTATTTGTTACCTAATCATAGTTGTGCCTTTATCTAATATTTTATTGGGCTCCCCACTGCTTGACAAAGTTAAAATACCTACATTTATCGAGGATTTCTTTTTAAGCAATGGGTGGATGACATTTATTTATCTTGCTTTCATTTTAATAATTACCTTTTTGGCAATTCGCTTAATTCAAGTGTTACCATTAATTTTTATCAAAAATAACCAAATTACAGAAGCTATTAAAAACAGCTGGCACAATACTGGACCTCGATTTTGGAAAATTATTGTGCGTTTTATATTGGTGATTTTAATAGCTTCTCTAGTTAAATTCGCAGTAATTGGTTTTATTGTCTCTTTTCAGCGGCTTCTTGATCTAATGCTTGAAAAAAATATTGCTTTTTATTTTGCAATTGGGAATCTTTCTTTAATTAAAATTATTCAATTATTACTTGGAATTTGGGCCTCAGCTCTTAGCGCTTTAATAGTCGTTGTGGACTTTTATCAAGACGAGAAAATTACAAATTCCTCACTTTATAAAAATACAGAAATACATTTCAAAAAAAAATTAGGAAAAGGCAGTTATACGATTTCTGCCTTAATAATTCTAATAATTTCAATTGTTAATTTTAGAAATTATGCACTTTTTATTAACAATCACGACAACACAAAAATTTTAGAAATATCTCACCGTGGGGTTGACGGAAATAACGGTGTTCAAAACACAATTCCCGTTCTTAAAAAAACTGCTAAATTAAAACCCGATTATGTTGAAATGGACATTCACGAAACGAAAGATCATCAATTTATTGTAATGCATGACGCCAATTTAAAGCAATTAACTGGCCTTAACAAAGAGCCTTATCAATTAACTCTAAAACAATTAACGAAGCTAAAAGTACGAGAAAATGGACAAAGTGCGCCAATGGCTAGTTTTGACGATTATTATCAAACGGCTCGTAAAATTCACCAACATTTACTGATTGAAATTAAGACGACTCCTCATGACAGCAAAAATATGTTAGACATTTTTTTAAAAAAGTATGGAAGAATAATTGTTAATAATCATGATCGAGTTCATTCACTAGACTATCGAATAGTTGATGGAATCAAACAGAAAGCTCCTAAAATTTTCGTTAGTTATATTATGCCTTACAACCTAATCTTTCCTAACACAAAAGCGAACGCCTACACGATGGAAGAAGCAACGCTCGATGAAAGTTTTATTTTCGGAGCAAAAAATGAGAACAAACAGGTTTACGCCTGGACTGTCGATGATCCAGATGACATGGACCGCATGCAGTTTATCGGAGTTAACGGAATTATAACCAATGAACTGTCCAAACTTAAAAAAAGCATTAAAACCAATAACAAACGTACAACTTACGCGCACAGAATTTGGCTTTATGCGAAGGAAAATTCTATTTTCGACTTTTCAACGATAGAAAATTAG
- a CDS encoding methylated-DNA--[protein]-cysteine S-methyltransferase has translation MNETGAAKKIDLLTKLVEEISNKNFTPLFYSILKTKLGPMIVITDNHAVYLLEFVDRKGLESEIHNFKKRLKAKILPRKISIVNELEHELNEYFSTGKSIFTVPIKMTGTNFQIKVWQELQKIPTGETISYQELAVRIGNKNASRAVARANSTNKIALIIPCHRVINSNGNIGGYAGGIERKKWLLVNEK, from the coding sequence ATGAATGAGACAGGTGCTGCTAAAAAGATTGATCTATTGACTAAGTTAGTAGAAGAAATAAGCAATAAAAATTTTACTCCCTTATTTTATTCAATACTTAAAACTAAGTTGGGCCCAATGATCGTTATTACTGACAACCATGCGGTTTATTTACTAGAGTTTGTTGATCGAAAAGGGCTTGAGAGTGAAATCCATAACTTTAAAAAACGACTTAAAGCAAAAATTTTACCTCGAAAAATTTCAATAGTTAATGAACTGGAACATGAATTAAATGAATACTTTTCCACAGGTAAATCAATTTTTACAGTTCCAATTAAAATGACGGGAACTAATTTTCAAATTAAAGTTTGGCAAGAGCTTCAAAAAATTCCCACAGGTGAGACAATTTCATATCAAGAATTAGCAGTTAGAATCGGCAATAAAAATGCCAGCAGAGCGGTTGCAAGAGCAAATAGTACTAACAAAATCGCGCTTATTATTCCCTGTCATCGAGTCATTAATTCTAACGGTAATATTGGGGGATACGCTGGCGGAATTGAGCGCAAAAAATGGCTTTTGGTAAATGAAAAGTAG
- a CDS encoding SLC13 family permease → MKILKKTFTDKLLLISLAVAVITLIVGRPRNSDIDWRTIGSLFALMIMVQSFQFLGVFQFIADNLTYKIVNTRLLIQILILIAFFSSMILTNDVAIITLIPLLKISIKQTKVAPELPVILLCLAANLGSILLPIGNPQNLFLFVHYNLSFINFLKMALPICLLSFILLESLTYLIKPQPLVQQKLGLNKLNSKKVWIAGISSLIVLLSILKLIPLTIGILIAIISALIISPQIFGNVDYSLLLTFICFFVAVSNISHADILVNSLKSIGNNAIEVYFSSIGLSQFLSNVPTAILFAPFTKKSYALFLGTNIGGLGTLVASLANLLAYKQYKLNFKRQNKHYLIKFTGLNVLMLLILGFLGCLLIILY, encoded by the coding sequence ATGAAAATATTAAAAAAAACTTTTACTGACAAATTACTATTGATCAGCTTAGCAGTAGCTGTTATTACTCTTATTGTAGGTCGCCCTCGTAATAGTGATATTGATTGGCGAACGATCGGATCTTTGTTTGCTCTGATGATTATGGTCCAATCATTTCAATTTTTGGGGGTCTTTCAATTTATTGCTGATAATTTAACTTATAAAATTGTGAATACACGACTCCTCATTCAAATTTTAATTTTAATTGCTTTTTTTAGTTCAATGATTTTGACCAATGATGTCGCAATAATCACTTTAATTCCTTTACTGAAAATCAGCATTAAACAAACTAAAGTTGCCCCGGAATTACCAGTTATTTTGCTTTGCCTCGCTGCTAATTTAGGAAGTATCCTTTTACCGATTGGTAATCCTCAAAATCTATTTTTATTTGTCCACTACAATTTATCCTTTATAAACTTTCTCAAAATGGCATTACCAATCTGTCTATTAAGTTTTATCCTCCTTGAGTCTTTAACTTATCTCATTAAGCCTCAACCACTCGTTCAACAGAAATTAGGATTAAATAAATTAAATTCTAAAAAAGTCTGGATTGCAGGAATCAGTTCATTAATTGTTTTATTAAGCATCCTTAAATTAATTCCTTTAACAATTGGAATTCTGATTGCTATTATCAGTGCTTTAATAATTTCCCCGCAAATATTTGGAAATGTTGATTATTCGCTTTTATTGACATTTATTTGTTTTTTCGTTGCCGTAAGTAATATTAGTCATGCTGATATTCTCGTTAATTCATTAAAATCGATTGGAAATAATGCCATTGAAGTCTATTTTTCAAGTATTGGATTAAGTCAATTTTTAAGTAATGTCCCAACTGCTATTTTATTCGCACCATTTACTAAAAAGTCTTATGCTTTATTTTTAGGTACCAACATTGGAGGTCTTGGAACTTTAGTTGCATCACTTGCCAATCTTCTTGCTTATAAACAATACAAACTTAATTTCAAGCGTCAAAATAAACATTACCTTATTAAATTTACAGGATTGAATGTTTTAATGCTCTTAATCCTTGGATTTTTAGGTTGCCTATTAATTATTTTGTACTAA
- a CDS encoding glycoside hydrolase family 1 protein yields MYSKDVPTGFPKGFLWGGATAANQIEGAWNVDGKGLTTAEAVKKAQNHLVLSMNDVSKSSIEEAIADQTDEMYPKRRGIDFYHHYKEDIKLFAEMGFKVFRISIAWARIFPNGNDAEPNEAGLKFYDNVFKECHKYGIEPVVTISHYEMPLNLTVQQNGWASRKTIEDFTRYTKVLFNRYRGVVKYWMTFNEINAIIGGYTGTGAVDNELSLTEQGQLRYQAVHHQFVASAMAVKQCHEIDPEAKIGCMLARMQTYPKSSNPSDVRAAQLQDQLNLFFTDVQVRGAYPEYMNRYFKENGIEIKMEPDDEKIIMAGKVDYLGFSYYMTSITTASEHVEKFTGNFVAGSEKNPYLETSDWGWQIDPIGLRITLNEFWDRYRVPLFIVENGLGAEDKMTLDHKVHDTYRIAYLRKHIEQMREAIKDGVKLMGYTTWGPIDLISFSTSEMSKRYGFIYVDQDDEGNGSLKRYKKDSFYWYKKVIASNGEDLD; encoded by the coding sequence ATGTATTCAAAAGATGTGCCGACGGGATTTCCTAAAGGTTTCTTATGGGGAGGAGCGACGGCTGCTAATCAAATAGAAGGTGCTTGGAACGTTGACGGCAAAGGATTAACAACGGCCGAAGCAGTAAAAAAGGCCCAAAATCATTTAGTACTTTCGATGAATGATGTTTCAAAAAGCAGTATCGAAGAAGCAATTGCTGATCAGACTGATGAAATGTATCCTAAGAGGCGTGGAATTGATTTCTATCACCATTACAAGGAAGATATTAAATTATTTGCTGAAATGGGATTTAAAGTGTTTCGAATTTCAATCGCCTGGGCTCGAATTTTTCCTAATGGTAATGATGCTGAACCGAATGAAGCTGGACTAAAGTTTTATGATAATGTTTTTAAAGAATGTCATAAGTATGGAATTGAACCTGTAGTAACAATTTCTCACTATGAAATGCCTTTAAATTTAACTGTCCAGCAAAATGGTTGGGCAAGTCGAAAAACTATTGAAGATTTTACTCGTTATACAAAAGTTCTTTTTAATCGTTATCGTGGAGTTGTAAAATACTGGATGACTTTTAATGAGATTAATGCCATTATTGGCGGTTATACTGGAACTGGTGCTGTCGACAATGAATTATCTCTAACTGAACAAGGACAATTACGTTATCAAGCTGTTCATCATCAATTTGTTGCAAGTGCAATGGCTGTTAAGCAATGTCATGAAATTGATCCCGAAGCTAAAATTGGCTGTATGCTAGCTCGAATGCAGACGTATCCGAAATCATCTAATCCATCAGATGTTCGAGCAGCACAATTACAAGATCAGTTGAATCTGTTCTTTACTGACGTGCAAGTTCGAGGTGCATATCCGGAATATATGAATCGTTATTTTAAAGAAAATGGAATTGAAATTAAGATGGAGCCGGATGATGAGAAAATTATTATGGCAGGTAAGGTTGATTATCTTGGCTTCAGTTATTATATGACAAGTATCACTACTGCAAGTGAACATGTTGAAAAGTTTACTGGTAATTTTGTTGCAGGAAGCGAAAAAAATCCATATCTTGAAACAAGTGATTGGGGTTGGCAGATTGATCCGATTGGTCTTAGGATTACATTAAACGAGTTTTGGGATCGCTATCGAGTTCCGTTATTCATAGTTGAGAATGGTCTTGGTGCTGAAGATAAAATGACACTTGATCATAAGGTCCATGATACTTATCGAATTGCATACTTGCGCAAACACATTGAACAAATGAGAGAAGCAATTAAAGATGGTGTTAAATTGATGGGTTATACCACATGGGGCCCAATTGATTTAATTAGTTTTTCAACTTCTGAGATGTCAAAACGTTACGGCTTTATCTACGTCGATCAAGATGATGAAGGTAATGGAAGTTTGAAACGCTATAAAAAAGATTCCTTTTATTGGTATAAAAAGGTGATTGCTTCCAATGGCGAAGATTTAGATTAA
- a CDS encoding beta-glucoside-specific PTS transporter subunit IIABC: MAYEELSKQIFDNVGGDTNIDTAWHCATRLRFILKDESKANTEAIEALDGVVTVVQAGGQYQVVIGNNVGEVYDALVALDPRLGSVDEESAPTEKKKLTAKGAFDSFIGFISGSFTPFLGAMAGAGILKGLLSLFVVLHWMTPNTGAYQVWYAAADGIFYFLPIILAFTSARQLKVNQFVTVSIAMALVYPTMVALTSSHNQINFFGIPIVATTYTSTVIPILLVVFLQKYLEPLFNKLWHESVRNILTPLCVLMILVPLTFIVVGPISTAISNALAGLVLMLYKNVRIISGLVLGGFWEVFVIFGVHWAFVPVMMNNLTKWGYDPLVPILLPAVLAQAGAAFAVFLKTKDEKMKGLAGSNTITSIFGITEPTVYGITLKMKKPFYCAAIAGGIGGAIVAASGVHANSVGLVSVLTIPTFISKGFGISLIGDVLAFILATVFTIMWGGINDSKQPAVAASTAGVKSESKNQVSSTPQSRAETILSPLTGQVISLKDVKDEVFSSGAMGAGIAIEPTEGVVVAPADGTIQMVFPTGHAVGLLTDNGAEILIHIGMDTVQLDGKGFEILVKKDEHVKAGQILVKFDIQTIKDAGLQITTPIVITNSKNYDEVNVMAKGEVKQKDLLLDLE; this comes from the coding sequence ATGGCTTACGAAGAATTAAGCAAACAAATTTTTGACAATGTTGGAGGCGATACAAATATTGATACTGCCTGGCATTGCGCAACAAGACTAAGATTTATTTTAAAAGATGAAAGCAAAGCAAATACTGAAGCAATTGAAGCTTTAGATGGTGTTGTAACTGTTGTACAAGCGGGCGGACAATACCAAGTCGTAATTGGTAATAACGTCGGCGAGGTTTATGATGCACTAGTTGCTCTTGACCCTCGTTTGGGATCAGTTGATGAAGAATCAGCCCCAACTGAAAAAAAGAAATTAACAGCAAAGGGCGCATTTGATTCCTTTATTGGTTTCATTTCTGGTTCATTTACGCCATTTCTTGGTGCCATGGCAGGAGCCGGAATTTTAAAGGGTTTGTTATCGCTATTTGTCGTTTTACATTGGATGACACCTAATACAGGAGCTTATCAGGTTTGGTATGCAGCAGCGGACGGAATTTTTTATTTCTTACCAATAATTTTAGCTTTTACTTCTGCAAGACAGCTAAAAGTAAATCAATTTGTTACAGTCTCAATTGCAATGGCATTGGTTTATCCGACGATGGTTGCATTAACAAGCAGTCATAATCAAATAAATTTTTTTGGAATTCCAATTGTAGCAACAACTTATACGAGTACCGTTATTCCAATTTTGTTAGTGGTATTTTTGCAAAAGTATTTAGAACCGCTGTTTAATAAATTATGGCACGAATCGGTCCGTAATATTTTGACACCGCTTTGCGTGTTAATGATTTTAGTTCCTTTAACTTTTATCGTTGTTGGACCAATCAGTACAGCAATAAGTAACGCTTTAGCAGGTCTTGTTTTAATGCTTTATAAGAATGTTCGAATTATTTCTGGACTTGTTTTAGGCGGTTTCTGGGAAGTCTTCGTAATATTTGGTGTTCATTGGGCCTTTGTACCGGTTATGATGAACAATTTGACAAAATGGGGCTATGATCCTTTGGTTCCAATTCTTTTGCCAGCTGTTTTAGCCCAAGCAGGGGCAGCGTTTGCGGTTTTCTTAAAAACCAAAGACGAAAAAATGAAAGGTTTAGCTGGTTCTAATACAATTACTTCAATCTTTGGGATTACTGAACCAACCGTTTACGGGATTACTTTGAAAATGAAAAAACCATTCTACTGTGCAGCAATTGCAGGAGGAATAGGAGGAGCCATCGTAGCGGCTTCAGGAGTTCATGCAAATTCAGTTGGATTAGTTAGTGTGTTAACAATTCCGACATTTATCAGTAAAGGATTTGGTATTTCTTTAATCGGTGATGTTTTAGCATTTATTTTAGCAACAGTATTCACAATAATGTGGGGAGGCATCAATGATAGTAAACAACCTGCAGTTGCTGCATCAACCGCAGGAGTTAAATCAGAGAGTAAAAATCAGGTTAGTTCTACTCCTCAAAGTAGGGCAGAAACAATTCTTAGCCCTTTGACAGGACAAGTCATTTCTCTAAAAGATGTTAAAGATGAAGTCTTCTCATCTGGTGCAATGGGTGCTGGTATTGCAATCGAGCCGACTGAAGGGGTTGTTGTGGCACCTGCCGATGGTACGATTCAGATGGTATTTCCAACTGGACATGCAGTTGGACTTTTAACCGATAACGGAGCTGAAATTCTAATTCATATTGGAATGGATACAGTTCAATTAGATGGTAAAGGTTTTGAAATTTTAGTTAAAAAAGATGAACATGTAAAAGCTGGTCAGATACTAGTTAAGTTTGATATTCAAACAATTAAGGATGCAGGTTTACAAATTACGACGCCAATCGTTATTACTAACAGTAAGAACTACGATGAAGTTAATGTGATGGCTAAAGGCGAAGTAAAACAAAAAGATTTACTTTTGGACTTGGAGTAG